The following coding sequences lie in one Rhodohalobacter barkolensis genomic window:
- a CDS encoding glycoside hydrolase family 2 TIM barrel-domain containing protein: MKAKITVICLSILSLFFIYSVPLMAQTENVVVEESEDGWRLLVDGEPLMVNGMNWDYFPRGTNFNYSLWNQSPEFIQQALDYEMGLLKNMGVNVIRVYTGIPKRWITYIYENYGIYTMLNHSFGRYGLTIDGSWMANTEYSDERVKELLLEEVTQLAEEYRDTPGLLLYLLGNENNYGLFWGGAETEDIPIEDRESTIRARAMYELFNEAAVEMKAIDSSRPIAMANGDLLFMDLVAELVPDMDIFGTNTYRGMTFTDLYERVQNEYGKPVLLTEFGSDRFNAQTLQEAQIPQATYLLSNWKDIYRNAAGLGGSNNSIGGFTFQFSDGWWKYGQTEGLDTHDTNASWENGGYEFDHVPGENNMNEEWFGIMAKGPTDLNGFYELYPTAAYYVLKEVHEFEPYEMGVDTVDLESHFSEISVVGENLRASAGGGSGGGGSDLISLSRFTAMFETYNTGGSKITTPDDADPDVVQYPDELGFDHMQSYLIGVEANPSPNMRAEVVANVLGNVAENPIDEIFYENRGRAVELMGQNGNVTAESLNRVDIYSASYSWNDEYFNLDGFYRTGHYHWGYEGDFFGLYPESNYGDQIFTYNGEAPFGFEAEGKKMLDGAKLAFGPQLWWGANPAVLLKYSRDIGQTSLTGIFHEDIERQGLTGSSFAIPQPKTRRLTLYAGRDFGNFGVELGGIWAGEPLNGREFQLAREQADGGYDVYVDEIKPEDNWGGKLKLTYEGGRFNWYAQSAVMGLVAQGGADQTMTFTGWRLKDSGSGNQYNFLSGFTYMLGNIQVAPNFLWQKPIEGPIPSGVDAPARPRNILDDPFVVRSNREQVAGELLLTYDPTPGTYMYEWDNDMAEDAALAMSLGFVYRYLPTTQDAAIGILPDGRTFFPFPGAPPVPDENIFGLNGLWEVNARIVSKVNRDLGIIANLYGGEAQANGSDPRLITRFGGDLRMIYKQLKFSSHVKVNDWGPYDYHRDFNLTFPLQLMADFSTDLGRPDWFDLPSTRIGVRGTWRSLDDFSPRYAPTYMMDPSGELVPDPTAFGFDNGSEWEFRTYIQINLTN; the protein is encoded by the coding sequence ATGAAAGCTAAAATTACTGTGATCTGTCTATCAATATTGAGTCTTTTTTTCATCTACTCTGTTCCCTTAATGGCGCAAACAGAGAATGTAGTAGTTGAAGAGAGTGAAGATGGATGGAGACTTCTCGTCGACGGTGAGCCACTAATGGTAAACGGAATGAACTGGGACTATTTTCCCAGGGGAACCAACTTTAACTACAGCCTTTGGAATCAGTCTCCGGAGTTTATACAGCAGGCTCTGGATTATGAAATGGGCTTGTTAAAAAATATGGGTGTGAATGTAATACGTGTCTATACAGGAATACCCAAGAGATGGATTACATATATATATGAGAATTACGGCATTTATACGATGCTCAATCACTCATTTGGGCGTTACGGGTTAACAATCGACGGATCCTGGATGGCTAATACAGAGTATTCAGATGAGAGGGTAAAAGAATTACTGCTTGAGGAAGTCACTCAACTCGCAGAAGAGTATAGAGATACCCCGGGGCTGCTTCTATATCTTTTGGGAAATGAAAATAACTACGGATTATTCTGGGGCGGAGCTGAAACCGAAGATATACCTATTGAGGACAGAGAATCTACAATCCGAGCAAGGGCCATGTATGAACTCTTCAATGAAGCGGCTGTAGAGATGAAAGCTATAGACAGCAGCCGGCCTATTGCTATGGCAAACGGTGATCTGCTTTTTATGGACCTTGTTGCCGAATTAGTTCCCGATATGGACATCTTTGGAACGAATACTTATCGGGGAATGACTTTCACCGACCTGTATGAAAGAGTTCAAAATGAGTATGGAAAACCTGTTCTTCTTACTGAATTTGGCTCAGATAGATTTAACGCTCAAACATTGCAAGAGGCGCAGATCCCACAAGCAACCTATTTATTAAGTAACTGGAAAGATATTTACAGAAATGCAGCCGGTTTAGGCGGCAGTAATAACTCCATTGGTGGTTTTACTTTTCAGTTCAGTGATGGCTGGTGGAAATACGGACAAACCGAGGGACTCGACACTCACGATACCAACGCATCATGGGAAAACGGCGGATATGAGTTTGACCATGTTCCCGGCGAAAATAATATGAATGAAGAGTGGTTTGGCATTATGGCGAAAGGACCAACCGATTTGAACGGTTTTTATGAGCTTTATCCAACTGCGGCATACTATGTACTGAAAGAAGTACACGAATTCGAACCCTATGAAATGGGTGTAGATACTGTAGATCTGGAAAGTCACTTTTCTGAAATATCTGTAGTTGGCGAAAATCTTCGTGCAAGCGCAGGTGGCGGTTCAGGCGGTGGCGGTTCCGATCTTATTTCACTGAGCAGATTTACTGCCATGTTTGAAACCTACAATACGGGTGGCAGCAAGATCACCACACCGGATGATGCCGATCCGGATGTTGTTCAGTACCCTGATGAACTGGGTTTTGATCACATGCAATCCTACTTAATAGGAGTGGAAGCAAATCCATCTCCAAACATGAGAGCCGAAGTGGTTGCAAACGTTTTGGGGAATGTTGCAGAGAACCCAATTGATGAAATCTTTTACGAAAACCGCGGACGAGCGGTAGAGCTTATGGGGCAAAATGGAAACGTTACGGCCGAATCACTCAATCGGGTTGATATTTACAGTGCCAGTTACTCCTGGAATGATGAATATTTCAATCTTGATGGATTTTACCGCACTGGGCACTACCATTGGGGTTATGAAGGAGACTTCTTCGGTTTATACCCGGAATCGAATTACGGCGACCAGATCTTTACCTATAACGGCGAGGCTCCATTTGGATTCGAAGCGGAAGGTAAAAAAATGCTTGATGGAGCGAAGCTTGCCTTTGGTCCTCAATTATGGTGGGGAGCAAACCCGGCTGTTTTACTGAAATACTCCAGAGATATCGGACAAACATCATTAACCGGTATCTTTCATGAAGATATTGAGCGACAAGGGTTAACTGGAAGTTCATTTGCGATTCCTCAACCCAAAACAAGACGATTGACACTCTATGCGGGTCGTGATTTTGGAAACTTTGGAGTTGAGCTGGGCGGTATTTGGGCCGGTGAGCCTCTGAATGGCCGTGAGTTTCAACTTGCTCGAGAACAGGCCGATGGCGGCTACGATGTATATGTAGATGAGATTAAACCGGAAGATAACTGGGGTGGTAAATTAAAACTCACCTACGAAGGAGGCCGGTTTAACTGGTACGCACAGTCTGCAGTTATGGGATTGGTTGCACAAGGTGGTGCAGATCAAACAATGACATTCACCGGCTGGAGACTGAAAGACAGCGGCAGCGGAAACCAGTATAATTTCCTATCCGGGTTTACATACATGCTTGGTAACATCCAGGTAGCTCCTAACTTTCTATGGCAAAAACCGATTGAAGGACCTATTCCTTCCGGTGTTGATGCTCCGGCAAGGCCACGAAACATTCTGGATGATCCATTTGTGGTAAGATCCAACAGAGAGCAGGTAGCCGGTGAACTTCTGTTAACATACGATCCAACCCCGGGCACCTACATGTATGAGTGGGATAATGATATGGCAGAAGATGCCGCATTGGCAATGAGCCTTGGTTTCGTATACAGATATCTGCCAACAACACAGGATGCAGCCATTGGTATTTTACCCGACGGAAGAACATTCTTTCCGTTCCCGGGAGCTCCACCCGTACCCGATGAAAATATTTTCGGATTAAACGGACTTTGGGAAGTGAATGCACGAATTGTCTCTAAAGTTAACCGGGATTTGGGCATCATTGCCAATCTATATGGAGGAGAAGCACAGGCAAATGGCAGTGACCCAAGACTGATTACCCGATTTGGCGGTGACTTGAGGATGATCTATAAGCAGTTAAAATTCAGCTCTCACGTTAAAGTGAATGATTGGGGGCCTTACGATTACCACAGAGATTTCAACTTAACATTCCCTCTTCAGTTGATGGCAGACTTCTCTACAGATTTAGGAAGACCGGACTGGTTTGACCTGCCTTCTACCAGAATTGGTGTAAGAGGTACATGGAGATCGCTGGATGATTTCTCACCCCGATATGCGCCGACGTATATGATGGATCCAAGCGGGGAACTTGTCCCCGATCCTACTGCTTTCGGATTTGACAATGGAAGTGAGTGGGAATTCAGAACATACATTCAAATTAATCTTACCAACTAA
- a CDS encoding metal-dependent hydrolase, with product MDTKIKAWWLGHSAFRLESPSGKVIYVDPFLSQNPKTPDDQKNPDDIDYILLTHGHEDHVGDTLDLAEKTGCKVVAQVELSHLLKKHGLKEDQRVEFNKGGTVHFDDFSVTLVNANHSSSFQGDYAGEAGGLVISFEDDICFYHLGDTNIFGDLELYGEMYQPHVIAVPMGDYYTMGPQEAAICCDMLNAKVAVPIHYGTFPVLTGDPEDFKEFTQEYCDTKVEIPKPGEQFLGN from the coding sequence ATGGATACTAAAATTAAAGCTTGGTGGCTGGGACATTCCGCCTTTCGTCTTGAATCTCCTTCAGGGAAAGTTATTTATGTAGATCCTTTCCTGTCGCAAAATCCAAAAACACCGGATGATCAGAAGAATCCGGATGATATAGACTACATTTTGTTAACCCACGGACACGAAGATCACGTTGGGGATACGTTGGATCTGGCCGAAAAAACCGGATGTAAAGTAGTGGCTCAGGTAGAGCTTTCTCACTTACTCAAGAAGCACGGGTTGAAGGAAGATCAGCGAGTAGAGTTCAATAAAGGCGGGACAGTACATTTTGATGATTTTTCAGTGACACTGGTTAATGCCAATCACAGCTCGTCCTTTCAGGGGGATTATGCCGGAGAAGCCGGTGGTCTTGTAATCTCTTTTGAAGATGATATCTGTTTTTACCATCTGGGCGATACCAACATCTTTGGCGACCTGGAGCTATATGGCGAGATGTATCAGCCGCATGTTATTGCTGTGCCGATGGGAGACTACTACACCATGGGACCACAGGAAGCGGCGATTTGCTGCGACATGCTAAACGCCAAAGTTGCTGTTCCAATTCACTACGGAACATTTCCGGTTCTGACAGGTGACCCTGAGGATTTTAAAGAATTCACACAGGAATACTGTGATACAAAAGTTGAAATTCCGAAACCCGGAGAGCAGTTTTTGGGCAACTAA
- a CDS encoding L-threonylcarbamoyladenylate synthase, with the protein MSQRVKLHPDAPHKKKIFELTDELIDGSVMVLPTDSQYALICDYKNKKGIDRIRKIRQLDKNDHLTVMCHSLENVSIFAHLSDDNFKLIKRLIPGPYTFILPATREVPRLLTHPKKRTVGIRVPDHSVCLELIQELGHPVMAITAKLPNVEFGSPEEGNKEMYLNRFDKVVDVVVDDQMDELSDEETSILDLTGDEPVLLREGLGMERLREAIALEGFTLDLPETV; encoded by the coding sequence ATGTCTCAAAGAGTTAAACTACATCCGGATGCGCCTCACAAGAAAAAAATATTTGAATTGACTGATGAACTCATCGATGGTTCAGTCATGGTCCTTCCCACCGATAGTCAATATGCACTGATCTGCGACTACAAGAACAAAAAAGGCATAGATAGAATCAGGAAAATTCGACAACTGGATAAAAATGATCATCTGACAGTGATGTGCCATAGCCTGGAAAATGTTTCGATATTTGCACATCTGAGTGACGACAATTTTAAATTGATTAAAAGGCTGATACCCGGTCCTTACACATTCATCTTACCGGCAACACGTGAAGTTCCCCGACTGCTAACTCATCCTAAGAAAAGGACTGTTGGAATACGTGTGCCGGATCATTCCGTTTGTCTGGAATTGATACAAGAACTGGGTCACCCGGTAATGGCGATTACTGCAAAACTGCCCAACGTAGAATTTGGAAGTCCGGAAGAAGGAAATAAAGAGATGTATCTCAACCGGTTCGATAAGGTTGTGGATGTGGTGGTAGACGATCAAATGGATGAACTATCGGACGAGGAAACCAGCATACTGGATTTGACCGGAGACGAACCTGTACTTCTGAGAGAAGGATTGGGCATGGAAAGATTAAGGGAAGCGATCGCTCTGGAAGGATTTACTCTCGATTTGCCGGAGACAGTATGA
- a CDS encoding 6-phosphofructokinase, protein MRIAINTGGGDAPGLNAAIRSATLSAIRRGWEVFGIRNGYGSLYSDEPFIPLTRQRVHGITLQGGTILGTANRGNPFEMPYQKKDGSWGLEDRSDEAVEVFESHNIDALVAIGGDGSMRIAHKLTQKGVPVVGVPKTIDNDIWGCEVTLGFDTAVTTATEAIDKITTTAESHRRIMVIEVMGRYAGWIALHSGLSASADVILIPEIEFSLDSIAQKIMEKEKKGETYSIVVVAEGAKEVGGDHFVKGKVIGQAEQLGGVGEYLEKKLSEMTGKESRSLVLGHLQRGGTPSTSDRLISLRFGAAAIRSLADKDFNKMIVMQQNEIRRIPLSEVADKIKLVPLDGDTILTAREIGVCLGN, encoded by the coding sequence ATGAGAATAGCAATCAATACGGGTGGCGGCGATGCGCCCGGACTGAATGCGGCAATTCGTTCTGCTACACTTTCTGCCATACGGCGGGGCTGGGAAGTTTTTGGGATTCGTAATGGCTATGGATCGCTCTACTCAGACGAACCATTTATTCCGCTGACCCGGCAACGTGTTCACGGAATTACTCTTCAAGGCGGCACCATTCTGGGTACGGCAAATCGGGGAAATCCATTCGAGATGCCTTATCAGAAAAAAGATGGAAGCTGGGGTCTGGAAGATCGATCGGATGAAGCCGTTGAGGTTTTTGAATCTCACAATATTGACGCACTTGTAGCCATTGGCGGTGATGGATCCATGCGTATAGCCCATAAACTCACTCAAAAAGGAGTTCCTGTTGTTGGGGTCCCAAAAACGATAGATAACGACATCTGGGGATGTGAAGTAACTCTCGGGTTTGATACGGCCGTTACCACAGCAACGGAAGCCATTGATAAAATTACAACCACGGCAGAATCGCACCGCCGGATTATGGTTATAGAAGTGATGGGGCGCTATGCAGGATGGATTGCCCTTCACTCCGGACTTTCAGCGTCGGCAGACGTTATTTTGATACCGGAAATAGAGTTTTCACTGGATTCCATTGCTCAAAAAATTATGGAGAAAGAAAAAAAGGGGGAGACCTATTCCATCGTTGTTGTGGCCGAGGGTGCTAAAGAAGTTGGAGGAGATCACTTTGTAAAAGGTAAGGTGATAGGTCAGGCTGAGCAATTAGGAGGAGTTGGAGAATATCTCGAGAAGAAGTTATCTGAAATGACGGGGAAAGAGTCGCGCTCTCTGGTTTTAGGACACCTACAGCGAGGCGGGACACCCTCAACGAGTGACCGGCTTATTTCTCTTCGATTTGGAGCTGCCGCCATCCGATCATTAGCTGATAAAGACTTTAATAAAATGATTGTGATGCAGCAGAATGAGATTCGAAGAATACCTCTTTCTGAAGTTGCCGATAAGATAAAACTTGTTCCATTGGATGGAGATACTATCCTAACGGCAAGAGAAATTGGAGTTTGTCTGGGGAATTGA
- the ytxJ gene encoding bacillithiol system redox-active protein YtxJ → MSFLSGLRGMVSGRASLSEKWLQPEAEEDLDKMVAANSGKHVIYKHSYSCAVCLFSKLKVEEIMDKYDDRASFHFVDVLKNRALSRKIADMTGLRHESPQIIVLNDGKVFWHESHSGISKEELEKAILS, encoded by the coding sequence ATGAGCTTTTTAAGCGGATTAAGAGGAATGGTTAGTGGCAGAGCATCACTTTCTGAAAAGTGGTTACAGCCGGAGGCAGAAGAGGATCTTGACAAAATGGTCGCAGCTAACTCCGGGAAACACGTGATCTATAAACACAGTTATAGCTGTGCAGTCTGTCTGTTTTCTAAACTGAAAGTAGAAGAAATCATGGATAAATATGATGATCGGGCATCATTTCATTTTGTTGATGTGTTGAAAAACAGGGCACTCTCCCGAAAAATAGCCGACATGACAGGATTGAGACATGAATCTCCCCAAATTATCGTATTAAACGATGGAAAAGTTTTCTGGCATGAATCTCATTCAGGTATATCAAAAGAAGAGCTGGAAAAAGCAATTCTGTCCTGA
- a CDS encoding DUF3467 domain-containing protein → MDQKRKQPKGKSIEIELKDDEANGTYSNLVMITHSQSEFVFDFISMMPAVPKAKVMKRIIMTPDHAKRLANALNENIRKFEAENGTISTASKDKFDIPFNYRGPKPEA, encoded by the coding sequence ATGGATCAGAAGAGAAAGCAACCAAAAGGTAAATCGATTGAAATTGAGTTGAAAGATGATGAGGCAAACGGAACGTACTCAAATTTGGTAATGATTACGCACTCTCAATCTGAGTTTGTGTTTGATTTCATCTCCATGATGCCGGCTGTTCCAAAAGCTAAAGTCATGAAACGGATTATCATGACACCCGATCATGCCAAACGTCTTGCCAATGCGTTGAACGAAAATATCAGAAAGTTCGAAGCTGAAAATGGCACGATCTCAACAGCTTCAAAAGACAAATTTGATATTCCATTTAATTACCGCGGTCCTAAACCTGAAGCGTAA
- a CDS encoding LptF/LptG family permease produces MNKLDRYILLRLFTITLFVLGMLILIFVLIDFSENSDEFADKGADMAEIWGQYYLNYIPEMTRLVSPVAVLVACLVLTGQMTERLEITAIKASGISLYRLIMPYLFFGLTVALTVSYLDAFIIPNSNAERIAFEQQYMSNSGDRIDRGGIFRQDSDSTIININFYDHNANIGHRVTFIEFEEDRIQKIITANRISWVDSTSTWVTDRAQNRVFRDVAFEEFDTEDEEIELNILPRDLTRRTSDIYQLTYPEALEYIESIKRIGAGGIALPQVQLYSRMAYPISIIVVCIIGFAIATERRKGGKGFYIAAGLSFSFIYLTLMKVIEPFGAAGTLTPEFTAFFPHLFFFILGLIALIMAKK; encoded by the coding sequence ATGAATAAGCTCGACCGATATATTTTACTGAGGCTTTTTACCATCACTCTATTTGTGCTTGGGATGCTGATCCTCATCTTTGTACTGATTGATTTCTCAGAAAACAGTGATGAATTTGCAGATAAAGGTGCAGACATGGCTGAGATCTGGGGACAATACTATCTAAACTATATCCCGGAGATGACTCGTCTTGTATCTCCGGTGGCCGTTTTGGTGGCTTGTCTTGTTTTAACGGGTCAGATGACAGAGAGGCTTGAAATTACAGCCATCAAAGCTTCCGGTATCAGTCTTTACCGACTCATCATGCCGTATCTTTTCTTTGGTTTAACCGTGGCATTAACGGTCAGCTATCTCGATGCATTTATTATTCCAAACTCAAATGCAGAGCGAATTGCTTTCGAGCAGCAGTACATGTCGAATAGCGGCGACAGGATAGACAGAGGTGGGATATTCAGGCAGGACTCTGACAGTACTATTATAAACATCAATTTCTATGATCATAATGCCAATATCGGTCACAGAGTTACCTTTATTGAATTTGAAGAAGATCGGATTCAAAAAATTATTACTGCCAACAGAATAAGCTGGGTCGATTCCACATCAACATGGGTAACAGACCGTGCACAAAATCGAGTTTTCCGGGATGTAGCATTCGAAGAGTTTGATACTGAAGATGAAGAGATTGAACTGAATATTCTCCCGAGAGACTTAACACGGAGAACATCAGATATTTATCAGCTTACGTACCCAGAGGCGCTGGAATATATCGAATCAATAAAAAGGATTGGAGCCGGTGGCATTGCCCTTCCACAAGTTCAGCTATACAGCCGAATGGCTTACCCGATTTCCATCATTGTGGTCTGCATCATCGGGTTTGCAATTGCCACGGAAAGGCGAAAAGGCGGAAAGGGATTTTATATTGCAGCCGGACTCTCCTTCAGCTTCATTTACCTCACTTTAATGAAAGTGATTGAACCCTTTGGAGCCGCAGGTACACTAACGCCCGAATTTACCGCCTTTTTCCCTCATCTGTTTTTCTTCATACTTGGTTTAATAGCCTTAATTATGGCTAAAAAATAG